One window of Hoplias malabaricus isolate fHopMal1 chromosome 16, fHopMal1.hap1, whole genome shotgun sequence genomic DNA carries:
- the cfap410 gene encoding cilia and flagella associated protein 410: MKLTRKLVLARAKASDLESVKKLNCWGCNLTDISIFLEIPNIEVLTLSANKVSSLEHISNCQNLAELYLRRNDIKELSELSHLKNLACLKVLWLAENPCCEPDPVKYRLTVLKNLPSLHKLDNQVVTEEELALAMEEGEELITPPGPASAGSSNGLTEADSENDPLNYSMEETNKIRAQLGMKPLPRDKFPSFSSPRDPGASPKKKSHTLEAVLLLLKDLDVEELKIVQSATENKLRARSRQKDREKELITQH, encoded by the exons ATGAAATTAACTCGGAAACTTGTCCTCGCTCGGGCCAAGGCTTCGGACCTGGAAAGTGTAAAGAAACTGAATTGCTG GGGTTGCAACTTGACAGAC ATCTCAATATTCTTAGAGATACCAAATATTGAAGTTTTAACCTTAAG TGCCAATAAAGTATCATCTCTGGAACACATCTCTAACTGTCAGAACCTGGCAGAGCTCTACTTGAGGCGAAATGACATCAAGGAGCTCTCTGAGCTGAGTCACCTTAAAAACCTGGCCTGCCTCAAGGTCCTGTGGCTTGCAGAGAATCCATGTTGCGAGCCTGACCCTGTTAAATACCGCCTGACCGTGCTGAAAAACCTCCCTAGTCTTCATAAGCTGGACAATCAGG TTGTGACAGAAGAAGAACTTGCCCTTGCTATGGAAGAAGGGGAGGAACTGATCACCCCTCCAGGTCCTGCTTCAGCGGGTTCTAGCAATGGCCTTACGGAGGCAgactctgagaatgatcccctTAATTACAGTATGGAAGAAACCAA TAAAATCCGTGCACAGCTGGGGATGAAGCCCCTACCCAGAGACAAATTCCCATCATTTTCTTCCCCACGAGATCCAGGGGCTAGCCCTAAGAAAAAG AGCCACACTCTGGAAGCTGTGCTGTTACTGCTGAAGGATCTGGATGTGGAGGAGCTGAAAATTGTTCAGAGTGCCACAGAGAACAAGCTCAGAGCACGGAGTCGGCAGAAAGATAGGGAGAAAGAGCTCATCACCCAGCACTAA
- the pfklb gene encoding phosphofructokinase, liver b, with amino-acid sequence MLVDFEKLRMAGAGKAIAVLTSGGDAQGMNAAVRAVTRMGIFVGAKVYLIYEGYQGLVDGGDNIKLANWQSVTNIIQLGGTVIGSARCKAFTTREGRLAAAFHLVQRGITNLCVCGGDGSLTGANIFRNEWSDLLAQLVQEGRITDTLAQQYTHLNIVGLVGSIDNDFCGTDMTIGADSALHRIMEVIDAISTTAQSHQRTFVLEVMGRHCGYLAVVSALASGADWVFIPEAPPEEDWEDHMCARLGESRSKGSRLNIVIIAEGAIDKHGQPITSNYVKDLVVNRLGYDTRVTVLGHVQRGGTPSAFDRVLSSKLGVEAVVALLEATPETSACVIGLSGNQAMRLPLMECVNMTKEVQKAMNEKRFDEAIQLRGKSFENNWNTYKLLAHQKPAQSKREHSMAILNVGAPAAGMNAAVRSAVRVGLAQGLTVYMVNDGFEGLAKGMVTEVHWHDVAGWTGQGGSLLGTKRTLPNSCMEKIVDTVQKFNIQSILAIGGFEAYEGVLQLVEARGRYDELCIVMCVIPATISNNVPGTDFSLGADTAVNAAMESCDKIKQSASGTKRRVFIVETMGGYCGYLATTTGIAVGADAAYIFEEQFNIHDLEMNVEHLTEKMKNDIQRGLVLRNEKCHKHYTTDFIHNLYSAEGKGIFDCRVNVLGHLQQGGVPTPFDRNFGTKMGVKAVLWITEKMKETHRQGRVFANGPETACVIGMNRKVMSFSPVTELKNHTDFEHRMPKEQWWLNLRVMLKMLAKYQTHFEEYVTGDIEHVTRRTLSIETGF; translated from the exons ATGTTGGTGGATTTTGAGAAGCTGCGGATGGCAGGCGCTGGGAAAGCCATCGCTGTCCTCACCAGCGGTGGAGATGCACAGG GAATGAATGCAGCTGTTCGTGCAGTAACGCGCATGGGAATTTTCGTTGGTGCCAAGGTCTATCTGATCTATGAg GGCTATCAAGGGCTCGTGGATGGAGGAGACAACATCAAACTTGCCAACTGGCAAAGTGTGACCAACATCATCCAGCTG ggtggcacggtgatTGGCAGTGCCCGCTGCAAGGCTTTCACCACACGAGAGGGCCGTCTGGCAGCTGCTTTCCACCTGGTCCAGCGGGGCATCactaacctgtgtgtgtgtggaggagatgGCAGCCTCACAGGAGCCAACATCTTCCGTAATGAATGGAGTGACTTGTTGGCTCAGCTCGTGCAGGAAG ggAGAATCACTGACACCTTGGCTCAGCAATACACTCATCTGAACATTGTGGGTCTTGTGGGTTCCATCGATAATGATTTCTGTGGAACAGACATGACCATAGGAGCAGACTCTGCCCTACATCGTATCATGGAGGTCATTGATGCCATCAGCACCACTGCACAGAG TCACCAGAGAACATTTGTGCTGGAGGTGATGGGACGGCATTGTGG GTACCTGGCTGTGGTTTCTGCTTTGGCGTCTGGTGCTGACTGGGTCTTTATTCCTGAAGCTCCCCCGGAGGAAGACTGGGAAGACCACATGTGTGCCCGTCTGGGAGAG AGCCGAAGTAAAGGGTCTCGTCTCAATATTGTTATCATCGCAGAGGGAGCCATTGATAAGCACGGACAGCCAATCACTTCTAACTATGTGAAGGAT CTGGTGGTGAATAGACTGGGTTATGACACCAGAGTTACTGTCCTCGGACATGTGCAGAGGGGAGGGACACCCTCTGCTTTTGACAGAGTGCTG AGCAGTAAGCTGGGGGTAGAGGCAGTTGTTGCTCTGTTGGAGGCCACTCCTGAAACTTCTGCCTGTGTGATTGGACTGTCTGGCAACCAGGCCATGCGCCTCCCTCTAATGGAGTGTGTAAATATG acaaAGGAGGTGCAGAAAGCCATGAACGAGAAGCGTTTTGATGAAGCCATTCAACTTCGTGGAAA GAGCTTTGAGAACAACTGGAACACCTACAAACTTCTGGCCCACCAGAAACCTGCTCAATCAAAG CGTGAGCACTCCATGGCCATTCTAAATGTGGGTGCTCCTGCAGCTGGGATGAATGCGGCTGTGAGGTCAGCAGTCAGAGTGGGTCTGGCTCAAGGTCTCACGGTCTACATGGTAAATGATGGCTTTGAAGGCCTGGCTAAAGGCATG GTGACTGAGGTCCACTGGCATGATGTAGCAGGTTGGACAGGTCAGGGAGGGTCACTGCTTGGGACAAAACG AACTCTTCCCAACTCCTGCATGGAAAAAATAGTGGATACTGTCCAAAAATTCAATATCCAATCCATCTTGGCAATTGGTGGATTTGAG GCGTATGAGGGAGTTCTGCAGCTGGTGGAGGCTCGTGGACGTTATGATGAACTCTGTATTGTAATGTGTGTGATCCCTGCAACTATAAGCAACAATGTTCCAGGAACAGATTTCAGTCTGGGAGCAGATACTGCTGTTAATGCTGCTATGGAG AGCTGTGACAAAATCAAGCAATCTGCGTCTGGCACCAAGAGACGTGTCTTCATCGTAGAGACCATGGGGGGATATTGTGGATACTTGGCAACCACCACAGGCATTGCTGTCGGGGCTGATGCAGCTTACATCTTTGAGGAGCAATTCAACATTCATGACTTGGAG aTGAACGTGGAGCATTTGACAGAGAAGATGAAGAATGACATTCAGCGAGGCCTAGTGCTGAG GAATGAGAAGTgccacaaacactacacaacagaCTTCATTCACAATCTATACTCAGCTGAGGGCAAAGGAATCTTTGACTGCAGGGTTAATGTACTGGGACACTTACAGCAG ggtGGGGTTCCTACCCCCTTTGACAGGAACTTTGGCACCAAAATGGGTGTGAAGGCTGTTCTGTGGATcactgagaaaatgaaagagactCACAGACAAG GCCGTGTGTTTGCCAACGGTCCAGAGACGGCATGTGTTATTGGCATGAACAGGAAAGTGATGTCTTTTAGCCCAGTTACGGAGCTCAAGAACCACACTGACTTTGA GCACAGAATGCCTAAGGAGCAGTGGTGGCTCAACCTCCGTGTCATGCTGAAAATGTTGGCCAAGTACCAGACCCATTTCGAGGAGTATGTGACTGGGGATATTGAGCATGTGACCCGCCGGACCCTCAGCATAGAGACTGGATTCTGA
- the rpl37a gene encoding large ribosomal subunit protein eL43 isoform X1: MAKRTKKVGIVGKYGTRYGASLRKMVKKIEISQHAKYTCSFCGKTKMKRKAVGIWHCGSCMKTVAGGAWTYNTTSAVTVKSAIKRLKEMKDQ, encoded by the exons ATG GCCAAGCGCACCAAAAAGGTGGGAATTGTTGGGAAATATGGCACCCGTTATGGTGCTTCCCTCAGAAAAATGGTGAAAAAAATTGAGATCAGCCAGCACGCCAAGTACACCTGCTCCTTCTGCGGAAAG ACCAAGATGAAGAGAAAGGCAGTTGGCATCTGGCACTGTGGGTCCTGCATGAAGACTGTAGCTGGAGGTGCCTGGACATACAA CACAACATCCGCTGTCACAGTCAAGTCTGCCATCAAGAGACTGAAGGAGATGAAGGACCAGTAG